CTGAAGTCGATTTAAAACCATTTTCGGTGACACGCTTTTTCTAGACACTAGAAAGTAGGGATATTTGGTTAATTTCCAGTGCTATAAAAGCCTCTCTCATTTCTTCCACAACATCAAACGTGAACCCGGTCAATACAGATCGGGTTTTCTTGTGCCGAACTACTCCAACTATGTGTAACAAGGAATTAAGAACGCCAACAAAAATAAAGCGGGCGACCCCGAATCATGGCGGACCGCCCTTATTGCGACCTTACAGAGCCTTGTCGTCCACGCTGTCCAACCACTTCTCGATCTCGCCGATGACCGACTTCACACAGCCGTCTTCGAAGGGGGAGATGAGGTTGGCTTCCCGGACGAGATCGACAAACGACATCGTGCCGCCGAGTTTACACAGGTGGAGGTAGTCTTTCCACGCGGCCTCGCGGTTGTCGTGCATCTTCTTCCAGAACTGAAGGGCACAGATTTGCGCCAGGGCGTAGTCGATGTAATAGAACGGATAATTGAAAATGTGCAGCTGCTGGTGCCAGTATCCGCCGCGTTCCAGATATTCGTTTTCCGCATAGTTGCGGTGAGGGAGATATTTGCGCTCGATGTCGCGCCACGCAGCTTTGCGCTCAGCCGGTGTGGCATCCGGATTCTCGTAGACGAAGTGTTGGAACTCATCGACACTGACGAGATAAGGGATGGTCGTCACGGAATCACTCAAGTGGTAGAACTTGAACTTCTCCGTGTCTTCGTTGAAGAAGAGGTTCATCCAATCCCAGGTGAAAAACTCCATGCTCATCGAGTGGATTTCTGCAGCTTCCGACGTGGGGAAAAGGTACTCCGGTACGGGATAATTACGTGAGCTGTAAGCTTGGAACGCGTGTCCCGCTTCGTGCGTCAGGACAGTCACGTCGTGCGCTGTTCCGTTGAAGTTTGCGAAAATGAAGGGAGCCTTCTCCTCTGGGATAATATCGCAGTAACCGCCTACGCGTTTGCCCTCTTTGCTGAGCAAATCCAGTAAATCGTTGTCGGCCATAAAAGCGAAGAATTCGTCCGTTTCCGGAGAAAGTTCATGATACATTTTGCGGCCATTCTCAACGATCCAGTCGGCATCGCCCTTTGGTTCCGGATTGCCGGACGGGAAGTTGAGCGCGGTGTCGTAATAGTGGAGTGTGTCCACGCCGATCCGTTCCCGTTGGCGTTCGCGGAGCTTTTCTGCAAGGGGTACAATCAAGTCTTTCACCTGCTTGCGGAACGCCGCAGCTTCCGTTGGACCGTAATCCGTCCGATTCATCCTCGCATAGCCCATCTTGACAAAGTTATCGTAGCCCAACTTTCGAGCCATTTGCGTGCGCAACTTGACCATTCTGTCGTAAATGTCGTCGAACTGTGCTTCATGGGCGGCAAAGAACTCATAGCGGGCTTCGTTTGCCGCTTTGCGCACAGATCGATCCGGCACGTTCACGTACTTCCCGAGTTGCGAAAGGGTCAGTTCTTTTCCGTCAAACGGTATTTTTGCGGATGCCACGAGGGCGTTGTATTCCGTCACGAGTTGGTTGTTTTGTTTCATGTCCTCAATAATTTCGGGCGAGAAAAATTGAACAGCCAAATCCGCAAGGCGAAATAGGTGTGCACCGAACGCTGCCTCAAGTTCCTTGCGATACTGGGAGGATGTGATGGCCCCGCGGAACAGGGTCTCAAGATGTTCAAAAGTAGGTGTAACTTCATCAAAATACGCTTTCTCATCGCGATAAAACGCGTCCCTCGTATCAATCGAGTTGCGAATGGACGCGAGCGTGGACATGGTCATGAAGTGTGATCGGAGTGAGTTGATGTCCTCCATCACCCGTTTTTGCTCGTCAGCCGATTTCGCTGAATTGAACTGGTGGAGGAGTTCGCTGAACTTCTCTTCCACCTGTTGCATGTCTGGTCTCTCGTAGTGCATCTCGTTGAATTTCATAAACTGCCTCCGTTCCCTTACCATGCGAGTAAGTGATCTTTGTACAGCACTATTTTACATTGAATAGTCTTGCAAGTGTGAAAAACAAAGATTATGTTTTGTTTAGTCTGTTAAGTAATTTCCCGTCATTCGCCTCAAGGCAAAGACATACTTGATTGCGTGTGGGACACGCGATGCACATACACATAGGTGGAGAGGTGGCAACGGGTGAAAAAACTGTTCAAATATCTTCGGCCGTACCGTTTGTCGATTAGCTTGATTGTTCTGTTCATCTTTTTGCAGTGCCTTTGTAACTTATATCTCCCGACGTTGATGGCGAAGATCGTCGACAATGGTGTCATCAAAGGGGATATCCCGTACATATGGCGGATCGGTGGATTCATGCTCGCCGTTTCTATCTGTGCTGTCGTGTTGTCGATCTCGGCCGGTTTCCTGTCATCGCGGACATCGTCCTCGTTTGGCCGCGTTCTGCGAAGCGAAGTGTTTGCTCACGCTGAACAATTTACACTCCACGAGTTCGATCACTTTGGAACGTCGTCACTGATCACACGATCCACCAACGATATTACCCAGGTTCAGCAGCTGGTGAACATGATGCTCAGAATGATGATCATGGCCCCGCTCAACTTTATCGGCGGGATCCTGATGGCCGTCTATACCGATGCAAGGCTTTCCCTTGTCATTGTTGTCATGGTACCCCTGTTGGCCATCGCGATATTCGCCATTTTCTCCAGAGCCACGGTCCTATTTAAGAGTCTGCAAGTGAAAATTGACAAGCTGAATCGTGTTTTGCGGGAGAACTTGACTGGTATCCGCGTGATTCGATCCTTCAACCGGGTGGACTTCGAAAAGCGGCGATTTGACGACGCCAACTTGGATCTCACGAGCACCACAACGAGAGTACAGAAGATCATGGCCACGTTGATGCCGCTTTTGATGTTGATTATCAACTTTTCCACACTGGCCATTATTTGGTTCGCCGGCATTCGAATCAACAACGGGCTGATGCAAGTAGGATCGCTCATCGCGTTTATCCAGTACGTCATGCAATTGCTTTTCTCCATCATGATGGTCTCCATGATGTTCTTCATGATTCCACGTGCATCCGCATCCGCAGCGCGCATCAACGAGGTTCTGGAAAAGGTTCCGGAAATCGCGGACAGGGAGCTCGTCCGCCATGCGAATGGTGCTCCGGGAACCATCGAGTTCCGCAATGTCACGTTCAGTTACCCAGGTGCGGAGAAACCGGCGGTGTCCAACATTTCATTTGTTGCGAGGCCGGGGCAAGTGACGGCCCTCATTGGTGGGACGGGATCGGGAAAGTCGACTTTGGTGAGCCTCATCCCACGCTTTTACGATATCGACAGCGGAGCGCTGCTGGTTGACGGTATCGACGTTCGCGAGCAGTCGCAGGAAAACCTTCGTTCCAAAATCGGGTACGTCCCCCAAAAGGCCATTTTGTTCACGGGTACCATCGCGGACAACATCCGCTACGGAAAAGATGACGCGACGGATGAAGAAATCAAACATGCCGCAGATATCGCGCAGGCGACTGGCTTCATAGCGGAGATGCAGAATGGGTTTGATTCGTTTATCGAGCAAGGCGGGACAAACGTGTCAGGGGGACAAAAACAACGGTTGTCCATTGCGAGAGTGCTGGTCAGAAGACCGGAAATCTACATCTTTGATGACAGTTTTTCCGCGCTCGACTTCAAGACGGATGCGAAATTGCGATCCGCCCTCAAAGAGGAAGTGTCTAATTCAACGGTACTCATCGTCGCTCAGCGCGTCAGCACAGTTCGCGATGCGGACGTCATCATTGTCTTGGATGAAGGACGCATTGCGGGCATCGGGAAGCACAGAGAGTTGCTTGAGACGTGCCAGGTCTACCGGGAAATCGTGTCGTCACAATTGTCGGAGGAGGAGAGCGCATGAGTGATGACCGTATACAGTCACGGCATGGTCGCCCTCAGATGCGCATGCATCGAGGCGGCGGTTGGGGACGGCCTGGCGGCTTCGGGATGCCCGTTCAAAAAGCGAAAAATTTCAAAGCGACACTTTGGCGACTGGCGAGCTATTTCAGACCCCATTTGTTGCGGTTAATCGTTGTTTTTGTGGCGGCCATTGCGAGCACGGTGTTCAGCATCGTCAGCCCGAAGTTGATGGGCAACGCAACAACGGACCTATTCAAAGGTGTCGTCGCCAAAATGAAGGGTGTTCCAGGCGCTGGGGTGGACTTTCACGACATTTTGCATATTCTTGTCGTCCTCGCTTGTCTCTACATTCTCAGTTCTCTCTTCAGTTACGTTCAGCAGTACGTCATGGCGGGTGTGGCCCAAAGCACCGTTTACCGGTTGCGCAAAGAGGTAAACGACAAGCTTTCCAGATTGCCCCTGACGTTTTTTGATTCACGGCCAAACGGTGAAATTCTCAGTCGCTTCGTAAACGACTTTGACAACATCGGAAATACGCTACAGCAAAGTCTCACGCAATTGTTCACAGCCATCGTCACATTTTTGGGTGTGATTGTCATGATGGTGACCATCAGTCCACTGATGACGCTGGTGGTTGTTCTAACACTGCCTTTGAGCTTTCTGGTGACGAAGATGATCGCATCGAGATCGCAACGGTATTTTGTCGGGCAACAGAAATCACTTGGGCAACTGAACAGCCATGTGGAAGAAATGTACACGGGGCACCAAATTGTCAAGGCATTCGGGCACGAAACGAAATCCATTGCGAAATTCAACGAACTGAATGACCGACTATATGAGTCGGGGTGGCGGGCGCAGTTTATATCGGGGGCGATATTTCCCCTCATGAATTTTATCGGCAATATCGGCTACGTCTTAGTGAGTGTCATCGGCGGCATTCTGGTGACGAGACGGGCGATTCAAATTGGCGATATTCAGGCGTTCATTCAATATACGCGCCAGTTCTCCCAGCCCATCATGCAACTGTCGAGTATCGCGAACATCATTCAGTCGACGATCGCCTCAGCAGAACGCGTTTTCGAACTGCTCGACGAAGCAGAAGAGACACCGGAAGCCCCCAATGCGAAAACGATCTCGGATCCGAAGGGGGAAGTCCAGCTCCAGCACGTCCGTTTTCGTTACAATCCGGACGTCCCACTCATCGAGGACATGAATATAGATGTGTCACAGGGTCAGACCATTGCCATCGTTGGACCCACGGGTGCAGGGAAGACGACCCTCGTGAATTTGTTGATGCGGTTTTATGAAATAGATGGCGGGAAAATCACGATCGACGGGGTCGATATCACTCAGTTGAAGCGGAGTAACCTGCGGGGGTTGTTCGGAATGGTCCTTCAAGATACATGGCTGTTCAAAGGCAGTATCCGTGACAACATTGCCTATGGACGAGAGGACGCAACGGACGAGGAAGTTGTGGCTGCCGCGACAGCGGCGCACGCGGATCACTTCATTCGCACGCTTCCTGACGGTTACGACACAGTGTTAAACGAAGAGGCTTCAAACATTTCCCAAGGTCAAAAGCAACTGTTGACCATCGCTCGAGCGATTTTGGCAGACCCGGCGATTCTTATCTTGGACGAAGCGACAAGCAGCGTCGATACACGGACAGAGGTTCACATTCAAACGGCCATGCGAGAATTAATGCAAGGCCGGACAAGTTTTGTCATTGCGCATCGACTGTCCACCATTCGCGATGCAGATCTGATTCTTGTCATGAACAACGGTGCCGTGATCGAACAAGGGGACCACGAGACACTGCTCGCCAAGCAAGGCTTTTATGCGGACCTCTACAACAGCCAGTTTAGCCTGAAGGAGAGCGAACTGATGTAGGGGGCACTCGGCCTGTTTCCTTGTTTTGCAACCGGGTACTAACTGTTATAATTGTTATAACATGTATAACGGTTTCAGAATAACGTAAAAATGAGAAGAGGGTAGATTGCCGATGGGAGAGGTTCAAGTGGAGCGTGTACACCGGAAGGTCACGAAGATTGGTAACAGTTTTGGTGTAACCCTCAATAAGGAGTTACTGAACAGAATCAACGCGGACCTTGGTGACGACCTTGAAATTATAGTGAACGAGAATGAAGGTGAGATCGTACTGCGTAAATCCCCCAAAATTCCAAAAGGGCTCGACTCGCGATTCTTCGAGGTTTTACAAGCGAATGTCGATCAATATCGTAAGACCATTGAAGGTCTAAAAGACAGATGACTCATTTCCTGTCCGAAGAAGAAGTCATTGCGATAAATCTTTGGGTAATCAAGGAGTTTTCACCCGGTGAACAGACTGGTGTAAAGTTTCCAGATCTAAACAATCGGTACTGGGTGATGATGCTTACCCAACGGTTTTTCTAAAGGCAGCGGCGCTATTTGAATCTCTGGCACAAAATCATGCGTTCCAAAATGCGAATAAACGAACAGCGTTTTTATCCCTTCTTCAGTTCCTGGGGTACAACGGGTACACCTTCGTAATGGATCAAAAGCTAGCTGAGGATTTCGTGGTTGATGTGGTGAACCACAAGTATACGTTTGAACAGATCACTGAAATCATTGAATCCAATAGCCATCAATAACCTCTCGAATCAGCACCTCATTGTTACCGGATCAGCATACCTGCAATGGCGGCATTCATGAGATTGGCCAGCGTTCCACCGAGGAGCGCTCGCATACTGAGGCGTGCCACATCTCGGCGACGATCGGGCGCAAGGCCACCGAATGTCCCAATTTGAATGGCAACGGACGAGAAGTTCGCGAATCCGCACAAGGCGAACGTCACAATAGCGGCCGTCTTTGTGCTTAAGTGGTGAAGTTTTGGGCCGAGATCGGAATATGCGACGAACTCATTGACGGCAAGCTTCTCTCCGATGAATCCACCGGCGGTTACGGCTTCGTGCCAGGGCACGCCGATGATGAATGCGATGGGAGAGAAGATGTAGCCGAGAATCCGTTGCAGCGTCAAATGCGGGAATCCGAAGAGGCCGCCAAGCCCACCGAGAATACCATTAATGAGCGCTATCAACGAGATGAACGCGAGCAACAAAGCCCCGACGTTGACGGCCAGTTTGAGGCCGCTCAGTGTCCCGGATGCAGCTGCATCGATGATGTTCGCCGATTCTTTGTCACTTTCCATTCGAACGGATTCCCCAGTTAATGGCTCACCCGTTTCAGGAAACATGATTTTGCCGATACAGAGGGCTGCGGGGGCAGTCATAATACATGCCGTGAGAAGGTATGGCAGAGGAATGCCCAACAGGGCGTAACCAACCAATGTCGATCCCGCCACTGACGTGAACCCACACGTCATGACTTGAAACAGTTCGGCTTCCGTAAGTCGGTCAATGTACGGACGGATGAGCAGGGGGGCTTCGGATTGGCCGAGGAATACAGTGGAAATGGCAGACAGGGACTCCAGTCGACTGGTGCCCAATAACCACTGCACCGCACCTCCGACAATCTGGATGACCCACTGAATGACACGAAGGTAATATAGAATGCCGATTAAGGCACCTAAAAAGATGATGACCGGCAGCACTTGTAGTGCGAAAATGGAGCCTTGTAATTTGACCAACGGTCCAAACAAAAAGCCGATACCTTGGTTCGCGTAGGCCATGATGCGTTCCACACCGCTCGTCACCCAATTCAAGGCGGCCCGTCCTGGCGTCCACAGCCAAACGAGGACAGCGAACAGAATTTCGAACCCTAAACTCAAGAGCACGGCACGCCAGCGAATGCGTCGTTTGTTGTTTGAGCACACATAGGCAATGGCCATGAGCACAGCGATTCCGACTAATCCCCACAAAATCTGCACGAGTATCCCCCTGTGTCTGTTCTATACATGTCCGGTTTGCCCAAACTTTTCGTCCACATGAGGATTTGCTATTCCAGAAAAAGAATGCACGAGGAACATTGCGGAGTCCGTTATGAAAAGCAGCTGCCCATTGGTCACGTTTCGTTCCATGAGACGTGGGCGGGCAGCCGCTTGCCATAACGGTTGAGGTAACGCAAGCGTTTCGACTGAAGCGGCGTACAGCGAGTTACATGGTGTAGGGATCGCTTGCGTCCAAGTCATCTTCGGAGTCATTGTCTGGCTCACTGAACAGTTCATAGCTACCTACTGTCACTAGTTCGCTTTCTGTTGTACCCAACTCGTCGGTCGGTTCTGCAAATAGATCGTCGTCCACTGGTGCTGGTATTTCGTCACTTGTGGTCTGCGCAAGGTAATCTGCTTCCGTGCGAAAATCAAACTGACTGCCCATGGCGATCCAATGAACAATGCCTACATCTGCTTTCGGCTGGCCAACTCGTGTAATACGGAGAACAAAGCTTGTTTGAGTCTGCTCTTGGACGACGACATAGCAGCCGAGCACATTTGTGTTCGCAACGACGACAAACCGGTCACTCGGATACCCCTCATCCAGCGAAACAGGGACATCGACCCATTCCTGTGTTTCTTTGATAAGGAACGGAATCATGCCAAATTGTTGTAATGCTTCACCATGCTGCTCAGTGGTCCGCACGGGAGCGAAGTCCAAATTGTCACTGGTCACCGAATAGGGAGCCAGCTTTTCCGTTGTGACGACGTAGTCTTGCAATGTCTCCGTTGTCACTGCACCGGCCTGAATGTGCCTGCTTTTAATGGCATTGTCTGCGATGGATTCACTGACCACCGCTTGGTGCGAAATGTGTACCGTTAGAACGGCCCGCGCGTGTAGTTTGTCTGCGTTGACCGACTCGTCAGCAAGAATGTCCGCCGTGACCGATTGGGCAGCCATCTTCGAAGTCGTCACGGAGTCGTTTTGAAGCATCTCTGTGGTGACTGTCTCCGGCAGAATGTGTCTAGTTTCGATGGCACCGTCGGCGATCGACTCACTCCTGACCGCATGAGGGGCGAGATGTGAACCGTGTACCGCGCCGGCTTGCAGTTTATCGGCATCCACAGATTCGTTCGCGAGTTTCTCCGTTGTGACAGATCCATATCCCAATTTGTCAGCTGTCACTGTCTCATCTTCTAACAAGTCCGCGGTGATGATACCGGCCTGAATGTGCCTGGTTTCAATGGCTCCGTCTGCAATCGTGTCACTTGTGACCGCTTGCTGCGAAATGTGTACCGTTTGCACGGCTCGTGGACTCAGTTTGTCTGCGTCAACCGATTCATCCGCAAGGACATCCGTCGTCACGGATTGGATCGCCAATTTTTCAGTCGTCACGGAGTTATCCTGAAGCATCTCCGTGATGATTGTACTCGGCTGAATATGCCTCGTTCCAATGGCCCCATCTGCAATTGATTCGCTGACGACCGCCTGGCGCTCGAGGTGCGCCGTTTGCACGGCCCTTGCCTGAAGTTTATCTGCACTCACGGATTCATCTGCAAATTTTTCGGTCGTGACGGATTGCACCGCCAATTTGTCAGTCGTTACGGCACCGTCTTCCAGTACCTCCGTGGTAATGGCCCGGGGTTGCATGTGTTTGCTGCCAACCGCTCCATACGCGATGGACTCACTCGCGACTGCCTGGGGTGCAAGATGTGAACTGCATACCGCACCTGCCTGAAGTTTGTCGGCGTCAACAGATGCACTGGCCAATTTGTCAGTCGTGACAGACGCTGTTCCCAATTTGTCAGTCGTTACAGCACCATCTTGTAATATTTCAGTGATCACGGCAGCGGGCTGGATGTGTCTCGTCTCGATGGCAGCGTCCGCGATCGACTTACTCGTCACCGCCTGAGGTGCGAGATGTGAGTTGTGCACCGCGCCCGCCTGCAGTTTGTCTGCGGAGATAGACTCATCCGCAAGGATGTCTGTCGTGACCGAGCGGACGGTCAACTTGTCTGTCGTGACCGAATTGTCCTGAAGCATCTCAGTGGTGACTGCTCCAGGCTGAATGTGTCTGCTTTCAATGGCACCGTCGGCAATTGAATCACTGACAACGGCTTGCCGCTCCAGGTGTACAGTCTGTACAGCCCGTGCGTGCAATTTCTGTCCATCCACAGATTCATCTGCCAGATTGTCGGTCGTGACGGACTGAGTCGCCAGTTTATCGCTGGTAACGGACCCATCCTGCAGGATCTCTGTCGTGACTGCTCCGGGTTGAATGTGTTTCGCGGAAACAGCGCCATAGGCAATCGATTCACTCACGACAGCCTGAGGTGCGAGATGGGTACTTTGCACGGCTCCCACCTGCAGTTTCTCGCTATTTACCGAAGTGCTCGCCAGTTTGTCGGTTGTGACGGACGCATTTGCCAATTGGTTCGTCGTCACTGCGTCATCCTGTAACATTTCTGCCGTGACTGCACCAGGCTGAATGTGCCTCGTTTCAATGGCACCGTCCGCAATGGATTCACTGACGACGGCCTGCCGCGCAATGTGAACCGTCCGGACGGCTCGCGGGTTCAGTTTATCTGCATCTACCGACTTTTCTGCTAGGATGTCCTTCGTAACCGAGTGAAGTGCCAATTTGATTGTCGTCACGGAGTCATCCTGAATCATTTCCGTGATAATTGTGCCAGGTTGAATATGTCTGCTCTCAATGGCACCGTCCGCGATGGATTCACTGACGACTGCTTGCCGTTCCAAATGTGCTGTCTGAACGGCGCGCGCGTGTAGCTTATCAGCATCTACCGATTCATCTGCAAGTTTGTCTGCAGTGACGGCTTGCGCTCCTAGTTTGTCACTCGTCACGGCCCCATCCTGCAGCATATGTGTAGCAATTGCACCGGACTGAACGTGTCTAGCGGAAATGGCGCCGTTGGCAATCGATTCCGTGCAGACCGCCTGTGGTGCCAAATGCCCAGTTTGTACCGATCCCGCCCGCAATTTGTGCCCATCTACTGACGAATTTGCGAGTTTGTCGGTCGTAACGGACTGTGTGCCTAATTTGTCCGTTGTGATGGCATCATCCTGCAGCATGTCTGCCGTAATGGCACCTGGTTGAATATGCCTGCTCTCAATGGCACCGTCGGCAATGGATTCACTCACGACAGCCTGCCGCGCAAGATGAACCGTCCGGACTGCCCGTGCCTGCAATTTGTTTGTGTCCACCGACTCGTCTGCCAGGATGTCTTTCGTGACGGATTGAAGTCCGAGCTTGGTGCTCGTCACGGCCCCGTCTTGCAGCATTTCCGTTGTGATTGTGTCGGGATGAATGTGCCTGCTTTGAATGACGCCGTCGGCGATGGCATCACTGACAACAGCTTGATGTGCCAAATGTACTGCACTGACGGCTCCCGCCTGCAATTTATCTCCGGTTACCGCATCATTTGCCAACTTATCAGTCGTCACGGCATGGGCTCTCAATTTGTCCGTGCGTACGGCTTCATTTTGTAACATCTCTGTGGCGACGGAGCCCGGCTGGAGATGTCTGCTTTCAATGGCGTCATTGGCGATAGACTCGCTCACTACAGCCTGGTATGCGATGTGTGGTGTCTGTACCGATCCGGCACGCAAGTGTTCTGACCCCACCGAATCAATCGCCAATTTCTGGCTCGTCACGGACCCGTCCCCGAGCTTGCTTGTGTTCACAGCGTCATCTTGAACGAGTTCGGTCGTGATCGCTCCCGGTTCGATGTGCTTGCCTTTGATGGCGCCCGCGGCGATGAATTCACTTGTAACTGTCTCAGGTGCAAGATGGGATGTATTGATGGATCCAGCCTGGATCTTGTTCCCGTTTATCGCATTATCGGCAATTTGATTCGTGCCGACAGATTGGTTTTGTAAGTGTTCCGATCGGACAGATGACGGTGCGAGTGCCTCACTGGTGACACTATGTTGGTGAAGATGATGATCAAGAATAGAATTCGGCATAATTTTGTCGGACGTCACACTTACGTCCGCGAGTTTGCGTGCCGTGACAGACAGGTCGATCAGTTTATCGGTTGAGACCGATTCCGTTGCCAATTTGGACGTTGTGACAGCGTGATCCATGACTTGGTGTGTCCCGATAATGCCATCTGCCAGGTGGTGCAGCTGAATAGCCTGCTCTTTGATATGGCGAGAATGGACTGCTTTGTCGCCGATCACGTTCTCTGTAGCAGCACCTCGGGCCATCTTTTCCGTTGTCACTGCACCATCGCGCAAGAGCGAGGTGTGAATTGCATTTTCTTCAATATGTGCGTCCGTAATGGACTCATTTGCAATATGATCGGATTTGACTGCACCTTGGCGAATTTTGGCCGATCCGATGCTGCCATCCGCTATTTTTCCCGCCGTGACGGACAAATCGAAGATTTTGTCTGTCGTGACAGCATTGGACGCTAACTTTGAAGTGGTTACCGAATTATCAGCTAGATGGTGGGAGCGAACGGCCGCCCCTGAAATGTGCTGTTCTTGAACGGCTTGCTCTTGAATTTGTTGCGGGCCGACGGCACCCTCCGCCAACTTCACGTCCGTGACCGATCGGTTGCGAATCTTCGT
This is a stretch of genomic DNA from Alicyclobacillus dauci. It encodes these proteins:
- a CDS encoding M3 family oligoendopeptidase; the protein is MKFNEMHYERPDMQQVEEKFSELLHQFNSAKSADEQKRVMEDINSLRSHFMTMSTLASIRNSIDTRDAFYRDEKAYFDEVTPTFEHLETLFRGAITSSQYRKELEAAFGAHLFRLADLAVQFFSPEIIEDMKQNNQLVTEYNALVASAKIPFDGKELTLSQLGKYVNVPDRSVRKAANEARYEFFAAHEAQFDDIYDRMVKLRTQMARKLGYDNFVKMGYARMNRTDYGPTEAAAFRKQVKDLIVPLAEKLRERQRERIGVDTLHYYDTALNFPSGNPEPKGDADWIVENGRKMYHELSPETDEFFAFMADNDLLDLLSKEGKRVGGYCDIIPEEKAPFIFANFNGTAHDVTVLTHEAGHAFQAYSSRNYPVPEYLFPTSEAAEIHSMSMEFFTWDWMNLFFNEDTEKFKFYHLSDSVTTIPYLVSVDEFQHFVYENPDATPAERKAAWRDIERKYLPHRNYAENEYLERGGYWHQQLHIFNYPFYYIDYALAQICALQFWKKMHDNREAAWKDYLHLCKLGGTMSFVDLVREANLISPFEDGCVKSVIGEIEKWLDSVDDKAL
- a CDS encoding ABC transporter ATP-binding protein codes for the protein MKKLFKYLRPYRLSISLIVLFIFLQCLCNLYLPTLMAKIVDNGVIKGDIPYIWRIGGFMLAVSICAVVLSISAGFLSSRTSSSFGRVLRSEVFAHAEQFTLHEFDHFGTSSLITRSTNDITQVQQLVNMMLRMMIMAPLNFIGGILMAVYTDARLSLVIVVMVPLLAIAIFAIFSRATVLFKSLQVKIDKLNRVLRENLTGIRVIRSFNRVDFEKRRFDDANLDLTSTTTRVQKIMATLMPLLMLIINFSTLAIIWFAGIRINNGLMQVGSLIAFIQYVMQLLFSIMMVSMMFFMIPRASASAARINEVLEKVPEIADRELVRHANGAPGTIEFRNVTFSYPGAEKPAVSNISFVARPGQVTALIGGTGSGKSTLVSLIPRFYDIDSGALLVDGIDVREQSQENLRSKIGYVPQKAILFTGTIADNIRYGKDDATDEEIKHAADIAQATGFIAEMQNGFDSFIEQGGTNVSGGQKQRLSIARVLVRRPEIYIFDDSFSALDFKTDAKLRSALKEEVSNSTVLIVAQRVSTVRDADVIIVLDEGRIAGIGKHRELLETCQVYREIVSSQLSEEESA
- a CDS encoding ABC transporter ATP-binding protein produces the protein MSDDRIQSRHGRPQMRMHRGGGWGRPGGFGMPVQKAKNFKATLWRLASYFRPHLLRLIVVFVAAIASTVFSIVSPKLMGNATTDLFKGVVAKMKGVPGAGVDFHDILHILVVLACLYILSSLFSYVQQYVMAGVAQSTVYRLRKEVNDKLSRLPLTFFDSRPNGEILSRFVNDFDNIGNTLQQSLTQLFTAIVTFLGVIVMMVTISPLMTLVVVLTLPLSFLVTKMIASRSQRYFVGQQKSLGQLNSHVEEMYTGHQIVKAFGHETKSIAKFNELNDRLYESGWRAQFISGAIFPLMNFIGNIGYVLVSVIGGILVTRRAIQIGDIQAFIQYTRQFSQPIMQLSSIANIIQSTIASAERVFELLDEAEETPEAPNAKTISDPKGEVQLQHVRFRYNPDVPLIEDMNIDVSQGQTIAIVGPTGAGKTTLVNLLMRFYEIDGGKITIDGVDITQLKRSNLRGLFGMVLQDTWLFKGSIRDNIAYGREDATDEEVVAAATAAHADHFIRTLPDGYDTVLNEEASNISQGQKQLLTIARAILADPAILILDEATSSVDTRTEVHIQTAMRELMQGRTSFVIAHRLSTIRDADLILVMNNGAVIEQGDHETLLAKQGFYADLYNSQFSLKESELM
- a CDS encoding AbrB/MazE/SpoVT family DNA-binding domain-containing protein; protein product: MGEVQVERVHRKVTKIGNSFGVTLNKELLNRINADLGDDLEIIVNENEGEIVLRKSPKIPKGLDSRFFEVLQANVDQYRKTIEGLKDR
- a CDS encoding NupC/NupG family nucleoside CNT transporter, encoding MQILWGLVGIAVLMAIAYVCSNNKRRIRWRAVLLSLGFEILFAVLVWLWTPGRAALNWVTSGVERIMAYANQGIGFLFGPLVKLQGSIFALQVLPVIIFLGALIGILYYLRVIQWVIQIVGGAVQWLLGTSRLESLSAISTVFLGQSEAPLLIRPYIDRLTEAELFQVMTCGFTSVAGSTLVGYALLGIPLPYLLTACIMTAPAALCIGKIMFPETGEPLTGESVRMESDKESANIIDAAASGTLSGLKLAVNVGALLLAFISLIALINGILGGLGGLFGFPHLTLQRILGYIFSPIAFIIGVPWHEAVTAGGFIGEKLAVNEFVAYSDLGPKLHHLSTKTAAIVTFALCGFANFSSVAIQIGTFGGLAPDRRRDVARLSMRALLGGTLANLMNAAIAGMLIR